The following proteins come from a genomic window of Triticum aestivum cultivar Chinese Spring chromosome 6A, IWGSC CS RefSeq v2.1, whole genome shotgun sequence:
- the LOC123131439 gene encoding protein LAZY 1 — protein sequence MTLLGWMHRKLRSNNDVFKEFNTAGGGACNCIAGLASPDDEYYGDDAFVANNPSPSVNADDLFTFGGSGLLTIGTLGFAAVNVPGEHVGDGDYDVDDEDCVDIDLDSIDGTIGEVDNGDVEDGAATPTFTFPQLEATATEKVMVTVEAIAEKDDVATTEDDLMLVSAELEKVLGGSNVPSARVSFAMGVDCPLQGFLLGSPVCSDTESWPEKPNGGGRRASLGELFMRTRFTEEKGALVAVQESEDGGEREEGKAGKGGDGGHKRTKKLRVKDEKGAGGDGVPASATAKSKFQKILKIFHRKVYPESTMLTKKNRKRGTPDNGGGGGATDESVPSPTPKKTGPRRLSFGCCCTKRSFNASPVDDGGEELNGDKSGHWIKTDADYLVLEL from the exons ATGACG CTCCTTGGTTGGATGCACCGGAAGCTGCGAAGTAATAACGACGTGTTCAAAGAGTTCAACACCGCCGGAG GTGGGGCCTGCAACTGCATCGCTGGACTAGCCTCACCGGACGATGAGTACTACGGTGATGATGCTTTCGTCGCCAACAATCCTTCACCGTCGGTCAACGCCGACGACCTCTTCACCTTCGGCGGAAGTGGCCTCCTCACCATTGGCACGCTAGGCTTCGCCGCCGTTAATGTTCCTGGAGAACACGTGGGCGATGGAGACTATGACGTCGATGATGAAGACTGCGTCGACATTGACCTTGACAGCATCGATGGCACCATCGGGGAAGTTGACAATGGTGATGTTGAGGATGGTGCCGCCACACCTACCTTCACCTTCCCCCAGCTCGAGGCTACCGCCACCGAGAAGGTGATGGTCACCGTCGAGGCGATCGCGGAGAAAGATGACGTCGCAACCACGGAGGACGACCTCATGTTGGTGAGTGCTGAGTTGGAGAAGGTCCTCGGGGGCAGCAACGTGCCGTCAGCGCGGGTAAGCTTCGCCATGGGCGTCGATTGCCCACTGCAGGGCTTCCTACTCGGCTCCCCAGTGTGCAGCGACACTGAATCGTGGCCAGAGAAGCCAAACGGTGGTGGGCGTCGTGCCTCGCTCGGTGAACTGTTCATGCGTACACGCTTCACGGAAGAGAAGGGGGCCCTAGTTGCTGTCCAGGAGAGTGAGGATGGTGGGGAGAGGGAAGAAGGGAAAgcagggaaaggtggagatggcgGTCACAAAAGGACGAAGAAGTTGAGGGTGAAGGATGAGAAAGGTGCCGGCGGGGACGGAGTGCCAGCCAGTGCAACGGCAAAGAGCAAGTTTCAAAAG ATCCTGAAAATCTTCCACAGGAAAGTCTACCCTGAAAGCACTATGCTGACCAAGAAGAACCGCAAGCGGGGTACCCCAgacaacggcggcggtggcggtgccaCCGACGAGTCGGTGCCCTCACCGACTCCGAAGAAGACCGGGCCACGCAGGCTGAGCTTCGGCTGCTGCTGCACAAAGCGCTCCTTCAACGCCTCCCCTGTTGACGACGGCGGTGAGGAGCTCAACGGCGACAAGAGTGGCCACTGGATCAAGACCGACGCAGACT ACCTGGTACTGGAATTATAG
- the LOC123129148 gene encoding uncharacterized protein, producing the protein MGCFSSKPDDASVLIRRRPASIGEVAVFVPGLRVPEPLELPPPLADSLPRRLTERLAASRDRIANMAAREALAVTKPRRRAATQHGASTSADLVQALEEYLPVILGMAKDGSELEDKIQFAWMNQEDDAEETALPSAWYEVLSVLHMMAMLRLSQANSLLLPKTSLEGYHAKVSEENKRASVEIFLKAAGHLECAMQNVLPRMSPEKRKGLPVDLSEGVLKATCMQALGQAIDVQLGLAIDSPKATLAVKRRLACEMVKCWQQAHESIADIPLLDGWGEKHRLFVKWKHMEAKAAAYYYHGLILDEGNTEKSHRAAVAALQSAEESLRESRAVCEAFHTASPFSRSPTLWGSMKYLHDKIHKDSNCKVRINKDLYSNVDRTHDTVPALPDFAVALQPEEYRLPRTDAASAND; encoded by the exons ATGGGGTGCTTCAGCTCCAAGCCGGACGACGCCAGCGTGCTGATCAGGAGGCGGCCTGCCAGCATCGGCGAGGTTGCCGTCTTCGTGCCGGGGCTGCGCGTCCCCGAGCCACTGGAGCTGCCCCCGCCGCTCGCCGACAGCCTCCCCAGAAGGCTCACCGAGCGGCTGGCCGCGTCGAGGGACCGCATCGCCAACATGGCCGCCCGCGAGGCGCTCGCCGTCACCAAGCCCCGCAGGCGTGCCGCCACACAGCATG GGGCGTCCACGTCCGCTGATCTTGTGCAGGCCTTGGAGGAGTACCTGCCAGTCATTCTAGGGATGGCGAAGGATG GCAGCGAGCTGGAGGACAAGATACAGTTTGCGTGGATGAACCAAGAAGACGATGCAGAG GAGACGGCACTGCCCAGCGCCTGGTACGAGGTGCTGTCGGTTCTGCACATGATGGCCATGCTCCGTTTATCACAAGCAAACTCCCTGCTACTGCCAAAGACGTCTCTTGAAGGATACCATGCCAAAGTATCGGAAG AGAACAAACGGGCTTCTGTCGAGATATTCCTCAAGGCAGCCGGGCACCTGGAGTGCGCCATGCAGAATGTTCTTCCCAGGATGTCGCCCGAAAAGAG GAAAGGTCTTCCCGTGGACCTGTCTGAAGGGGTCCTGAAAGCTACCTGCATGCAAGCACTCGGTCAG GCAATTGATGTTCAACTTGGGTTGGCAATTGACAGTCCAAAGGCTACCCTGGCTGTCAAAAGGAGGCTGGCATGTGAGATGGTCAAGTGCTGGCAGCAG GCACATGAAAGCATCGCGGACATACCTCTGCTCGACGGCTGGGGCGAAAAGCACAGGCTCTTTGTCAAGTGGAAGCACATGGAAGCAAAA GCTGCGGCGTATTACTACCACGGGCTTATCCTCGACGAAGGCAACACCGAGAAGTCTCAccgggcggccgtggcggcgctGCAGTCCGCGGAGGAGTCCCTGAGGGAGAGCAGGGCCGTCTGCGAGGCCTTCCACACCGCATCCCCCTTTTCAAG GAGCCCGACCCTATGGGGCTCGATGAAGTACCTCCACGACAAGATCCACAAGGACTCCAACTGCAAAGTCCGCATCAACAAGGACCTCTACAGCAATGTCGACAGGACACACGACACAGTGCCGGCGCTGCCGGATTTCGCGGTGGCCCTCCAGCCGGAGGAGTACCGGCTTCCTCGCACAGACGCTGCTTCTGCAAATGACTAG